The following nucleotide sequence is from Kiritimatiella glycovorans.
ACGGCTGCTCTACGGCGAGGGTCCGTTCCTGAATACCATCCCCAACCTGCAGATTTTCGGCGGGAGCATCGTGCTGGTGTGTATCGACGTCATGCTCGGCTCCATCCTGATCTCCCGCGGACTCCAGAAACAGTGGGCCTGGATGGCCGTAGCCGCGGCGGCGTTCAACCCGGTCATGAATGCCTGGATGATCCCGCTCACCCAGAAACTCTACGGCAACGGCGGGATCGGTGCCGCCTGGGCCACCCTGCTGACCGAGCTGCTCATGATGGGCGGCGCACTCTACCTCATGCCCCGCGGCATCCTGCGCCCGCAAAGCATCGTCGTCGGGCTCAAGGGACTGCTCGCCGCCGCGCTGATGTCCGCGGCCGTGATCGCGGTCGAATCCGACAACCTCTTCGTCGTGATCGCGGTCGGAGCCGCCGTGTACGTCCCGGCCGCGCTTCTGCTCGGCATCCCCCCCCGCAAAGACCTCCGTCACCTGCTCCACGCCCTGAAAATCGTGCGGTAGAGGGATCATTGACCGCATTTTCAGGTTCAGACGGAACATTTCTTGATCTGCCGCGAAAGTTTCGCCAGTATTTCGGAAAGTGAAAGGAGTTCGCGGATGAAGAAGGTTACTGTGTACACGCTCAGCGAAGAGCTTGGGGTCAGTCCGGCCACGATCAGCAAAGCCCTTAACAATTCGCCGGAAATCAGTCCCGCGACCATCGAACGCATCCGTAAAAAGGCCGACGAATACGGCTTCCGGCCGCGGCCGATCGTCTCACGCACCACCAATATCTGCGCCCTGATCCAGACCCCGGCGTCGGAGATGAGCTGCTTTTCGCCCTACACGGTCTCGGCCATGGAGGGGATGCTGAAGTATCTCCAGGAGGCGGGGCTCGAATTTTCGCTCTACCGCGACGAGGTGAGCAAGCTGAACGCAGGGCTGCTGCTCAGGCAGCTCGGCCGGCGCGGGATCAATGGCGCCGTGCTGATCAACACCGACGAAGACAGCGCGTTTTACGCGGAATTCGAACAGCAGCACTTCGCCTACTGTTCGCTGCTGACCAACGACGGCCGTTCGGAACGCCTGCTGAGCATCGATAATGTTCAGGCGGCGTGCGAAGCGGTTCAGTATCTGATTCAACTCGGACACCGGCGTATCGGAACGCTGGTCACCCCCGCCCACGGGGTCACCGGCCGTGACCGGCTGAAGGGCTACCGGAAGGCGCTGAAGGACTCGGGACTCGGGGTGGACCCGGAAGTTATTGTCGCTTCGGAGTTCGGCGAGGACGGCCTGGAGTTCGGAAACCGCGAAACGCTCGCGCTTCTGGACCGCCATCCGGACATCACCGCCCTTTTTGTTATGGGCGAGCGCGTGGCCGTCGGGGCGCTGCACGCCTTCTATCAGCGGGGACTCAAAGTGCCCGAGGACGTCTCCCTGCTCTCCTGCGACGACCCTCCGGAAGTGGCCTACCTCTGCCCGCCCCTCACGGTCATGCGCATCCCGAACCGCAAGCTGGGTTATACCGCGGCGCGCTGGGTGCATGATATGATCGAAGGTACGGCGCGCGAGCGCTATCCCCACGAACCCTGGATGCGCGGCGAACTCGTGCTCCGCCAGAGCACCGGTCCCGTACGAAAAACCCAGCCCTGACAAGGCTTCCCGGTCACGAACACGAACCCGATAAACCCGAAAGGACCCCTCCGCCATGGCCTCTCCCTTCAGCGGCGCGCACTGGATCTGGTGCGCCCGGAACGATCCGCATGCCTATAACCAGACCGTATGCTT
It contains:
- a CDS encoding LacI family DNA-binding transcriptional regulator; this encodes MKKVTVYTLSEELGVSPATISKALNNSPEISPATIERIRKKADEYGFRPRPIVSRTTNICALIQTPASEMSCFSPYTVSAMEGMLKYLQEAGLEFSLYRDEVSKLNAGLLLRQLGRRGINGAVLINTDEDSAFYAEFEQQHFAYCSLLTNDGRSERLLSIDNVQAACEAVQYLIQLGHRRIGTLVTPAHGVTGRDRLKGYRKALKDSGLGVDPEVIVASEFGEDGLEFGNRETLALLDRHPDITALFVMGERVAVGALHAFYQRGLKVPEDVSLLSCDDPPEVAYLCPPLTVMRIPNRKLGYTAARWVHDMIEGTARERYPHEPWMRGELVLRQSTGPVRKTQP